TGACTTATACTAAAATTTTTAAGATACCAATATTTAAGGAGGATAAATGGTTAAGTTTAAAATGCTTAAAGAACCTGAGAAAGGAAAGAGGATTGAAATAAAAAATGGTCAATTAATCGTTGCAGATAATCCTATTATCCCCTTTATCGAGGGAGATGGTATAGGTCCTGATATTTGGGCTGCTGCTGTAAGGGTATTTGATAGTGCAGTTGAAAAGGCATATAACAGACAAAAAAAGATAGAATGGTTTGAAATATATGCTGGTGAGAAGGCAAAGGCAAAATATGATGAATGGCTGCCAGATGACACTTTAAAGGCTATTGAACACTATCATGTTGCGATCAAAGGACCCTTAACAACACCTATAGGTGGTGGATACAGAAGCCTCAATGTAACCATGAGACAGGTATTAAATCTCTTTGCCTGTGTAAGACCTGTAAGATATATTGATGGAGTACCCAGCCCTGTAAAAACTCCTGAAAAGATTGATATGGTCGTGTTCAGGGAGAATACAGAGGATGTCTATTCAGGTATAGAGTGGCCCATACACAGCCCTGAAGCCAAAAAGATTATTGATTATATTAAAGATGAATTGGGTAATGAGATTAAAGCAGATTCAGGAATAGGTATAAAGCATATCAGCGTTACAGGCACTAAACGACTGGTAAGAAAGGCCATTCAATATGCTATATCCCACAAAAAATCGAGTGTTACCATTGTCCATAAGGGAAATATCATGAAGTTCACAGAAGGGGCGTTCAAGGACTGGGGTTATGAATTAGCAAAAGAGGAGTTCGCAGATAATACGATAACAGAGGACGAACTCTGGAAAGAATA
This portion of the Nitrospinota bacterium genome encodes:
- the icd gene encoding isocitrate dehydrogenase (NADP(+)), giving the protein MVKFKMLKEPEKGKRIEIKNGQLIVADNPIIPFIEGDGIGPDIWAAAVRVFDSAVEKAYNRQKKIEWFEIYAGEKAKAKYDEWLPDDTLKAIEHYHVAIKGPLTTPIGGGYRSLNVTMRQVLNLFACVRPVRYIDGVPSPVKTPEKIDMVVFRENTEDVYSGIEWPIHSPEAKKIIDYIKDELGNEIKADSGIGIKHISVTGTKRLVRKAIQYAISHKKSSVTIVHKGNIMKFTEGAFKDWGYELAKEEFADNTITEDELWKEYNGKQPEDKVLIKDRITDSMFQQILLRPDEYSVLALPNLTGDFMSDALAAQVGGLGMAPGANMSDTTALFEATHGTAPKYAGQDKVNPGSLILSGVMMLEHIGWQKAADLIVNAIQKTVSQKQVTYDLERLMKGATLLKCSEFGSTIIKNM